GTGTGCCCCAGGCGGTTTTTATTTACATAGAGCACCAGTTTGGGGTGCACGTAGGACCTGCCCCGGGCGTAAGCCCGGCCAAACTCCCTGTTGCGTGTGATGGGCCGGTAGCGCATGTTCCCTCCATATGGAAAAACAAGGCCACCGATCACTCAGCGGCCTTGCGGTTCGACCTTGCTCTGCGGTCGGTCTTATCAGGCGGACAGCTTGGCGCGGCCCTTGGAACGGCGGGCGGCAATTACCTTGCGGCCGTTCTTGCTGGCCATGCGCTTTAAAAAGCCGTGCACGCCGCTGCGCTGACGCTTCTTGGGCTGGTACGTTCTTTTCATGTTTTTATCCTCCATTTTCCCCATTTTACGGGTCTTATTATTTTGTGCGATG
This window of the Oscillospiraceae bacterium genome carries:
- the rpmH gene encoding 50S ribosomal protein L34: MKRTYQPKKRQRSGVHGFLKRMASKNGRKVIAARRSKGRAKLSA